The Desulfonatronovibrio magnus genome segment CCTCCTCAAAAACTCCTGAATCTTGATCTCGAATAAAAGAAATTGCTTCCTGGAGGTTGGCAGACTTTTGGTCATGAACTTGGTTAACTAAAAATTTACAGTAAGTTGAAACAAAGGCTCTAGGCGGAACTTTATCAAAATAATGCATCACTTCTTTTTGAGCATCAATAATATTTGACATGTTTTTGCGTTGAAGTTCTCTATCAAAAATAAAATTATCTGATTTTTCGAAAACATCCATCAATTTTTCTCCGATAGATATCGTTACATCATTATTATATAAGACATCTAAATTAATTAATGGTGTGATTGGCATGCCCGGTCTGAATGATGCCGATCCTATTCGATCTTTCAAAGCTCTGTAATTTGAAATGACATCGCTTCTAAAATCTGGTGTAGCTGCGTATATAAACATTATGCCTGCAAATTCTCCTTCAGCACTGTCATTTATCATGCTCAACATGTTTTCTATAGCCTGTTTCTGTTTAATGCTACCTCTTCGAAAAGACGCAGTCCTCGTGCCTTCATCAAAAGCGATCATGAACCCTCTATAACCCATTTCAGTTCTAAGAAAATGGATTGTAGTCTTAAGCCTTGAAAAAGCATTGTTTTCGTTTGCGGGCTCTGAAAGGCCAAGTTCCTTAAGACCTTTTGAAGATATCTTAGTGCCACGGACCCATGA includes the following:
- a CDS encoding BREX system ATP-binding domain-containing protein, whose product is MDITRREARLLKRQLLDSPVAPGVSSYLINAGTDNVLNILEEEYFKEDLAEGISCFKYVEGDYGLGKTQFILSLSNKAQNNGIVTSVVSIGKECPFSSQLAIFQNVMSSFLAPRIPEEEGQSPKGIEVLLQRWVQKKLRELGVDKGQEVPNQIAAGIKRTFNSPAIGVKNPQMFVGLQALGKRILDLECGASKNVTDDELISWVRGTKISSKGLKELGLSEPANENNAFSRLKTTIHFLRTEMGYRGFMIAFDEGTRTASFRRGSIKQKQAIENMLSMINDSAEGEFAGIMFIYAATPDFRSDVISNYRALKDRIGSASFRPGMPITPLINLDVLYNNDVTISIGEKLMDVFEKSDNFIFDRELQRKNMSNIIDAQKEVMHYFDKVPPRAFVSTYCKFLVNQVHDQKSANLQEAISFIRDQDSGVFEEDA